The following coding sequences lie in one Candidatus Nezhaarchaeota archaeon genomic window:
- a CDS encoding serine protein kinase RIO: MAYEDKLLTRPEGKLSKRVKDEDLLKTVEEVFDKATLEGLYYLINKRVIDIMYGAVASGKESKLYLALSPHEELIAVKIYLTTSGEFRRGILKYIEGDVRFKGVKKDTKSLIYAWAQKEFKNLKRALSADVRVPRPIAVHRNILVMEFIGSEEGPAPLLKDAEVKDLRWPLKIIMSYIHRLYRRAELVHGDLSEYNIMVRGEEMVLFDFGQAVLTSHPLAEELLRRDISNVLNYFERRGALRKEWNLGDVYNLVVEGSEEELEKYLDLILT, translated from the coding sequence ATGGCCTACGAGGACAAGCTGCTGACCCGGCCCGAGGGGAAGCTGAGCAAGAGAGTTAAAGACGAAGACTTGCTCAAGACCGTTGAGGAGGTATTCGACAAAGCCACGCTAGAAGGACTCTATTACTTAATTAATAAGCGCGTCATAGACATCATGTACGGAGCGGTAGCCTCTGGAAAGGAGTCAAAGCTTTACTTAGCGCTAAGCCCTCATGAGGAGCTAATAGCTGTTAAGATATACTTGACGACGTCCGGCGAGTTTAGGAGGGGGATATTAAAGTACATAGAGGGAGACGTCAGGTTTAAAGGGGTGAAGAAGGATACTAAATCGTTAATCTATGCCTGGGCTCAGAAGGAGTTTAAGAACTTAAAGAGGGCCCTAAGCGCTGACGTAAGGGTCCCAAGGCCTATCGCGGTACATAGGAACATACTAGTAATGGAGTTCATAGGGAGCGAGGAGGGGCCGGCTCCGCTACTTAAGGACGCTGAGGTTAAGGATCTTCGCTGGCCCTTGAAGATAATAATGTCCTACATCCACCGCCTATATAGGAGAGCTGAGCTAGTGCACGGAGACCTAAGTGAATACAACATAATGGTTAGAGGGGAGGAGATGGTGCTCTTCGACTTTGGCCAGGCGGTCTTAACCTCTCACCCTTTAGCCGAGGAGCTACTTAGGCGCGATATTAGCAACGTCCTCAACTACTTCGAGCGTCGAGGAGCGTTGAGGAAGGAATGGAACCTAGGCGACGTTTACAACCTAGTTGTAGAAGGCTCTGAAGAGGAGTTAGAAAAGTACCTAGACCTCATCCTCACTTAG
- a CDS encoding KH domain-containing protein, whose protein sequence is MAAGFVHRDFVHIPPGRVGVLIGEDGRVKKKIEEELGVKLNIDSEGGVVEISLVRGEDPSKLLRAKDIVLAIANGFSPERAFKLLDEDTSLVLIELRDYVGFSEEGLTRIKGRIIGEEGRARRFIEETTGALVSVAGDKVAIIGNYEALEIAKKAVGMLAEGRQHSTVYRFLMAKRREMKRKLRGLG, encoded by the coding sequence TTGGCAGCGGGCTTTGTGCACAGGGACTTCGTACATATTCCTCCCGGCAGGGTGGGGGTGCTAATAGGTGAAGACGGAAGGGTTAAGAAGAAAATAGAAGAGGAACTAGGCGTCAAGCTGAACATAGATAGTGAAGGTGGTGTTGTTGAGATCAGTCTGGTTAGGGGGGAGGATCCTTCAAAGCTACTTAGGGCGAAGGACATAGTCCTAGCCATAGCCAATGGATTTAGCCCTGAGAGGGCGTTTAAGCTTCTAGATGAAGACACCTCTCTAGTCCTCATAGAGCTGAGGGACTATGTGGGTTTCTCGGAGGAGGGGCTGACTAGAATTAAGGGTAGGATTATAGGGGAAGAGGGGAGAGCAAGGAGGTTTATAGAGGAGACCACAGGGGCTCTGGTATCGGTGGCTGGCGACAAGGTGGCTATAATAGGCAACTACGAAGCTCTAGAGATAGCTAAAAAAGCCGTTGGGATGCTTGCTGAGGGAAGACAACATAGCACTGTCTACAGGTTCTTAATGGCTAAGCGCAGGGAAATGAAGAGGAAGCTGAGGGGCCTAGGCTAA
- a CDS encoding DNA topoisomerase VI subunit B — protein sequence MEEKFKAISAADFFYRNREIAGFDNPVRSTYTICRELIENSMDACETSSSLPDIYVRLRRIGEEALEIKVEDNGKGVPRRYVKHAFGKVLFGSKYTLRQTRGIFGLGGKMAVLYGQITTNSPVHVVSSTGGMERYSYKLMVDIERNEPITKEEVVEKNHGQWRGTVVKLRFQGDYVRAKPKILDYLRHVAIIEPYAQLTFVDPDGVLYFFSRKASHMPSPPQEVLPHPQGVDVETVKRLVERCGQKKLLDFLVESFHRVGKRVALRFLKKAGFDLDMSTSELLKREEAMLKLVRTMNEFDGWLPPDPSCLSPIGRELLEVGIRKELKPEFVATVQRKPSAYSGHPFIVEVAIAYGGKIPVPGQGEVNLYRYANKIPLLYDVHNDVSMKVIRKIKWWRYRIDPESMPIAFFIHVCSTKIPYKTVGKEYIADRPEIEYEIEWGLKAAARKLKVYLLRKHREEVLRKKRAVLLRYLPYIAKFSTDLCGEREPPSYEELLVREGVGLRTTMEAAST from the coding sequence TTGGAGGAAAAGTTCAAGGCCATTTCGGCAGCCGACTTCTTTTATCGCAATCGCGAGATAGCTGGCTTCGATAATCCAGTTAGGAGTACATATACCATATGCCGCGAACTCATAGAGAATAGTATGGATGCTTGCGAAACGAGTAGCTCTCTACCAGATATCTACGTAAGGCTCAGACGCATTGGTGAGGAGGCCTTAGAAATTAAGGTGGAGGATAACGGGAAGGGGGTCCCTCGAAGGTACGTTAAGCATGCCTTCGGGAAGGTCCTCTTCGGCTCAAAGTATACCTTACGCCAAACGCGAGGTATCTTTGGGCTAGGAGGGAAGATGGCTGTCTTATATGGACAGATAACTACTAACAGCCCAGTCCACGTAGTGTCTAGCACAGGGGGGATGGAGAGGTACTCGTATAAGCTAATGGTCGATATTGAACGCAATGAGCCAATAACTAAGGAGGAGGTCGTTGAGAAGAACCACGGGCAGTGGCGTGGAACAGTGGTTAAGCTGAGGTTCCAGGGAGACTATGTTCGAGCTAAGCCTAAGATACTCGACTACCTTAGACACGTGGCCATTATAGAGCCTTACGCACAACTTACATTCGTAGACCCCGACGGAGTTCTCTACTTCTTTTCGAGGAAAGCCTCCCACATGCCTAGTCCTCCGCAGGAGGTCCTCCCACACCCTCAGGGGGTTGACGTAGAGACTGTTAAGAGGCTGGTGGAGAGGTGTGGTCAAAAGAAACTGCTCGACTTCTTAGTAGAGAGCTTCCACAGAGTAGGTAAGAGAGTCGCCTTAAGGTTCCTTAAGAAGGCTGGCTTCGACCTAGACATGAGCACGTCTGAGCTCCTTAAGAGGGAGGAAGCGATGCTTAAGCTTGTAAGGACGATGAATGAGTTTGATGGCTGGCTTCCACCTGATCCTTCCTGCCTGTCTCCTATCGGTAGGGAGCTGCTCGAAGTAGGCATTAGGAAGGAGCTTAAGCCGGAGTTCGTGGCTACTGTTCAACGTAAGCCGTCTGCCTACAGCGGCCACCCGTTCATAGTCGAAGTCGCCATAGCCTACGGTGGCAAAATCCCCGTACCAGGACAAGGTGAAGTAAACCTCTACAGGTACGCTAACAAGATACCGCTACTCTATGACGTACACAACGACGTATCTATGAAGGTCATAAGGAAGATAAAGTGGTGGAGGTATAGGATAGACCCTGAGTCTATGCCCATCGCTTTCTTCATTCACGTTTGCTCTACTAAGATTCCCTATAAGACCGTGGGCAAGGAGTACATAGCAGATCGCCCAGAAATAGAGTATGAGATAGAGTGGGGGCTGAAGGCTGCTGCAAGGAAGTTGAAGGTGTACTTACTGAGAAAGCATAGGGAGGAGGTCTTGAGGAAGAAGAGAGCGGTGCTACTTAGGTACTTGCCGTACATAGCTAAGTTTTCTACAGACCTCTGCGGCGAACGTGAACCCCCCAGCTACGAGGAGCTATTAGTAAGGGAAGGGGTTGGGCTAAGGACCACCATGGAGGCTGCCTCTACGTGA
- a CDS encoding amidohydrolase family protein, protein MFKDCSYVVQKRREGFKVLKGASIYIEDGVLVEVGKVDHLADEVFECEGLIAAPGLVNAHTHAAMTLLRGYADDLPLRQWLEQKVWPVERKLTFNHCLRGSLLACVEMALTGTTSFMDMYFYPEATMEAAAKVGLKAVVCFGMLDFNDPSVGHEQLERAKEFLLKSRSYASKNIRPALGPHAPYTCSDSLLTGAVELANKMKVPLHIHLAETYNEAVEFRRTRGMGEVEYLDRLGVLGPWMVAAHCVWLSDREV, encoded by the coding sequence TTGTTTAAGGACTGCTCTTACGTCGTACAAAAGCGTAGAGAAGGGTTCAAGGTGCTAAAGGGAGCATCTATATACATTGAGGATGGGGTCCTCGTCGAAGTCGGCAAAGTGGATCACCTAGCTGATGAGGTATTTGAGTGTGAGGGGCTCATAGCGGCCCCCGGCCTTGTTAATGCTCATACTCACGCCGCGATGACTCTGCTTAGAGGCTATGCAGACGACCTACCGCTTAGACAATGGTTGGAGCAGAAGGTATGGCCAGTAGAGCGTAAGCTAACCTTCAACCACTGCCTCAGGGGCTCTTTACTGGCGTGTGTTGAGATGGCATTAACTGGAACCACTAGCTTCATGGACATGTACTTCTACCCCGAGGCCACTATGGAGGCGGCTGCTAAAGTAGGCCTCAAGGCGGTCGTGTGTTTCGGAATGTTAGACTTCAACGACCCTTCGGTAGGCCATGAACAACTCGAGAGGGCCAAGGAGTTCCTTTTAAAGTCGCGCTCTTACGCTAGCAAGAACATCCGCCCAGCCTTAGGCCCACATGCACCATATACTTGCTCAGATAGCCTCCTAACTGGGGCTGTTGAACTGGCGAATAAGATGAAGGTCCCTCTCCACATTCACCTAGCTGAGACTTACAATGAAGCAGTGGAATTCAGGAGAACTAGGGGGATGGGTGAGGTGGAGTACCTAGATCGCCTTGGTGTCCTGGGCCCTTGGATGGTGGCTGCGCACTGTGTTTGGCTTAGTGATCGAGAGGTTGA
- a CDS encoding translation initiation factor aIF-1A, with translation MSEEERELRLPGEGEVLAVVTRLLGYDRLEVKCADGYSRVARIPGKFKKKVWLKEGDIVLVAPWDFQAKSKADVVWRYSRDEVKELEKRGLLSFLESK, from the coding sequence TTGTCAGAGGAGGAAAGAGAGCTACGTCTACCTGGTGAAGGAGAGGTGCTCGCTGTTGTTACCAGGCTGCTTGGGTACGATAGGCTAGAGGTTAAGTGCGCAGACGGCTATAGCCGTGTAGCTAGGATACCTGGCAAGTTTAAGAAGAAGGTTTGGCTCAAAGAAGGGGACATTGTGCTCGTAGCGCCATGGGACTTTCAAGCTAAGAGCAAGGCAGACGTAGTTTGGCGCTACAGCCGAGATGAAGTTAAGGAACTTGAAAAGAGGGGCCTCTTAAGCTTCCTTGAGTCTAAGTGA
- a CDS encoding translation initiation factor IF-2 subunit beta — MSIRDYERLLERALLKVPAKPSKSDRFELPKSQIMIIGGKTIIHNFKDIADTLNRDLKHLFQFLLHELGTAGVIEEGRALLHGKFTEAGVNSLIERYAKMYVMCPVCNKVDTELKKEGRVTMIVCGACGAISPARG; from the coding sequence ATGAGTATAAGGGACTACGAGCGGCTTCTTGAACGAGCCCTGCTTAAAGTCCCTGCTAAGCCTAGCAAGTCGGACCGCTTCGAGCTTCCCAAGAGTCAGATCATGATAATAGGCGGCAAGACCATAATCCACAACTTTAAAGACATAGCTGATACTCTTAACAGAGACCTTAAACACTTATTTCAATTCTTGCTGCACGAGCTTGGCACGGCGGGAGTTATTGAAGAGGGGAGGGCGCTTCTCCACGGTAAGTTCACTGAGGCCGGCGTTAACTCTCTCATAGAGAGGTACGCAAAGATGTATGTGATGTGCCCTGTGTGTAATAAGGTAGATACTGAGCTGAAGAAGGAGGGGAGGGTCACAATGATAGTCTGTGGCGCCTGCGGCGCTATATCACCCGCTAGGGGATAG
- a CDS encoding DNA topoisomerase IV subunit A has protein sequence MKKGKLPKIYLPSRSISNIRYDEKSRQYVLGGEHVERSAANIRHIRSFTQLLWVGWFASQLIKQGKSCSLRDLYYTSLNYPEFRFKNQKESDDIVTDLESVLGVPREDFKISPEERSSIFGDLTIEYTVPPSHAGKQVNLLSDPDGKNIGLSIATAEFIECGAEIVIVIEKGAIFRRFIEERVYEKFKAILIDSAGQAPRFTRVLLRRLSEELKLPVYILTDADPWGMHIANVIIHGSANAAHIKGLTTPNAKWLGMWASDLQKFRRLPTLPMSERDLKRLKELQRDPRYQDPFWQEEIDVFIKLQRKAELESFSAQGLTAIVDKYLPRKLNEVEGR, from the coding sequence ATGAAGAAAGGGAAGCTCCCTAAGATATATCTTCCAAGCCGCTCGATATCTAACATTAGGTACGACGAGAAATCCAGACAGTACGTACTGGGAGGTGAGCATGTAGAGCGGAGCGCTGCTAACATCAGACACATTAGGTCTTTCACTCAATTACTCTGGGTAGGCTGGTTCGCTAGTCAGCTAATCAAGCAGGGCAAGTCCTGTAGCCTAAGAGACCTTTACTACACCAGCCTAAACTACCCTGAGTTTAGATTTAAGAACCAAAAAGAGTCAGATGACATAGTAACTGACCTAGAAAGCGTCCTGGGCGTACCGCGTGAGGACTTTAAGATTAGTCCTGAGGAGAGGAGCTCTATCTTCGGCGACCTGACCATAGAGTACACGGTGCCTCCAAGCCATGCAGGAAAGCAAGTAAACTTGCTATCGGATCCTGACGGCAAGAACATAGGCCTGTCCATAGCCACCGCTGAGTTTATCGAGTGCGGAGCAGAGATAGTCATAGTTATTGAGAAAGGAGCAATTTTTAGGAGGTTTATCGAGGAGAGGGTGTACGAGAAGTTTAAGGCCATACTTATTGATAGCGCTGGCCAAGCACCAAGGTTCACGAGAGTCCTTCTTCGAAGGCTGAGCGAGGAGCTAAAGCTTCCTGTCTATATACTTACTGACGCTGATCCATGGGGGATGCACATAGCTAACGTAATCATCCACGGGTCCGCCAACGCAGCACACATCAAGGGCCTGACTACCCCTAATGCTAAGTGGCTAGGGATGTGGGCCTCTGACCTACAGAAGTTCAGGAGGCTACCAACCCTCCCCATGAGCGAGAGAGACCTAAAGCGGCTTAAGGAGCTACAGAGGGACCCTAGATACCAAGACCCCTTCTGGCAGGAGGAAATAGACGTCTTCATTAAGCTTCAGCGTAAAGCAGAGCTCGAGAGCTTCAGCGCTCAAGGGCTTACAGCCATAGTCGACAAGTACCTACCGCGTAAGCTAAACGAGGTCGAAGGGAGGTGA
- a CDS encoding acetoacetate decarboxylase family protein, translated as MQLKGYCLPLSPEGRAQAVDPPPWHYGGDVIQVVFKPDPDQIKRVLPSPLRPHPEGLGLIWFVEWVSVSELNPELAYLNPERSQYKECLVAVQCTYDGEEGFTVPYIWVDNDFTLLRGWFQGFPKKLGRIYITRHHPLNPKMGALRPGVKMKGILEAHGERLAEASLEITGEGSMEELPKPKFFLLRHYPSIEDPAKPAVFELVRSIVENVRYGPVWRGRGEVKFYHSLFEELDALSPVEVLNGHFFSLGITIKGGVVLYRFPK; from the coding sequence ATGCAGCTTAAAGGATACTGCTTACCCCTAAGCCCTGAGGGGAGGGCTCAAGCAGTTGACCCTCCCCCGTGGCACTATGGAGGAGATGTGATCCAAGTTGTCTTTAAGCCTGACCCTGATCAAATTAAGCGAGTGCTGCCAAGCCCCCTAAGGCCTCATCCTGAAGGCCTAGGTCTAATATGGTTTGTAGAGTGGGTATCAGTTAGCGAGCTTAACCCAGAGCTTGCCTACTTAAACCCTGAACGCTCTCAATACAAGGAGTGTTTAGTAGCTGTGCAATGCACCTATGATGGGGAAGAGGGCTTTACAGTACCGTACATATGGGTGGACAACGACTTCACGCTATTACGCGGCTGGTTTCAAGGCTTCCCTAAGAAGCTAGGTAGGATTTACATAACTCGCCACCACCCTCTAAATCCTAAGATGGGGGCCTTGAGGCCGGGCGTTAAGATGAAGGGCATTCTCGAAGCTCACGGTGAACGCTTAGCTGAAGCCTCACTGGAGATTACCGGCGAAGGATCTATGGAAGAGCTGCCTAAGCCTAAGTTCTTCCTCCTGCGACACTACCCCAGCATTGAAGACCCCGCTAAGCCAGCGGTCTTTGAATTAGTGAGGAGCATCGTTGAGAATGTGAGATATGGGCCTGTGTGGAGGGGTCGAGGCGAAGTAAAGTTCTATCATTCATTGTTTGAGGAGCTAGATGCGCTATCACCAGTAGAAGTGCTCAATGGGCACTTCTTTAGTCTAGGCATTACTATAAAGGGAGGCGTTGTTCTTTACCGTTTCCCTAAGTAA
- a CDS encoding DUF424 family protein, whose amino-acid sequence MAICDAELLGKELRYGRLTINISKHFYGGFQVSVEEALELIEEADSANLMGRRIVEAAIRRGLVHQEAVAELNSVPHVLIVKM is encoded by the coding sequence GTGGCTATTTGCGACGCTGAGCTCCTTGGAAAAGAGCTTAGATATGGCAGGTTGACGATCAACATTTCCAAACATTTCTATGGAGGCTTTCAAGTGAGTGTTGAAGAGGCCTTGGAGCTGATAGAGGAAGCTGATAGCGCTAACTTGATGGGGAGGAGGATAGTAGAAGCCGCTATAAGGAGAGGTCTCGTACATCAAGAGGCGGTTGCTGAACTTAATTCAGTGCCCCACGTACTAATCGTTAAGATGTAA
- a CDS encoding metal-dependent hydrolase has protein sequence MLKKGHLGLSLAVVFSFYVAFNVRGSEALLVAAFIAGLSTLPDLDLNLMLRHRGATHSLLTGLLVGLVTGAILMHYLDFFTGFLIGFGGVLLHLVGDALTYSPLRPLWPFSRRKFSLRLFRSNSEAVNNTALTLGVLVAILYMLYAYR, from the coding sequence TTGCTGAAAAAGGGTCATTTAGGTCTGTCTTTAGCAGTAGTGTTCTCTTTCTACGTGGCTTTTAACGTAAGGGGCTCAGAGGCGCTATTGGTTGCTGCCTTCATAGCCGGGCTTTCAACGCTCCCAGACCTAGACCTTAATTTAATGCTACGTCATAGGGGCGCTACGCACAGCTTATTGACAGGTCTACTGGTGGGTCTCGTCACAGGCGCTATTCTAATGCACTATCTCGACTTCTTTACGGGCTTCTTAATCGGCTTCGGCGGAGTGCTGCTTCACCTAGTTGGGGATGCATTGACTTACTCACCTCTTAGACCACTATGGCCTTTTTCTAGGAGGAAGTTCTCCCTTAGGCTCTTTAGGAGTAACAGTGAAGCGGTCAATAATACTGCTTTAACCCTAGGGGTATTAGTAGCTATCCTCTACATGCTTTACGCTTATAGATAG